One window of the Stegostoma tigrinum isolate sSteTig4 chromosome 16, sSteTig4.hap1, whole genome shotgun sequence genome contains the following:
- the orc6 gene encoding origin recognition complex subunit 6 isoform X1 yields the protein MDRGIIVRLSVKLGIESRKVIQKAEEYLRLLEVKCTGFSAHVTAASSAVMCLDLAAASLKYPLDKDCALKLAGLTKKAYQVHLKALESILGLYSQLGIRDLAVQYGCTEAVDASVKILKRYETSLSEAQQSDLDFSKPLFTTAALFTACKCLKIKIDKSKLVASSGVKKTIFDRLCSQMEVFGQLICNEPFEQSKHLKRHKPLVEKLENEEDEDVATEPKREKPESKATKEQEYEEWKRQILENAVKVKQNNF from the exons GAAAGCAGAAGAATACTTGCGTCTGTTAGAGGTGAAGTGTACAGGATTTTCTGCCCATGTTACAGCAGCCAGCAGCGCAGTGATGTGTCTTGACCTTGCAGCAGCTTCTCTTAAATATCCGCTTGACAAG GATTGTGCTCTAAAACTGGCTGGCTTGACCAAGAAGGCTTATCAGGTTCATTTGAAAGCATTGGAGAGCATTCTTGGATTGTACTCACAGCTAGGGATCCGAGATCTAGCAGTTCAATATGGTTGCACAGAGGCAGTAGATGCATCAGTCAAGATTCTGAAGAG atATGAAACCAGTCTGTCAGAAGCACAGCAAAGTGATCTTGACTTCTCAAAACCCCTTTTCACCACTGCCGCTTTATTTACTGCATGCAA ATGTTTGaaaattaagattgacaagtccaAACTCGTTGCCTCATCGGGTGTGAAAAAGACCATCTTTGACCGACTCTGCTCTCAGATGGAAGTATTTGGACAACTTATTTGCA ATGAACCTTTTGAACAATCGAAACACCTTAAGAGACATAAGCCATTGGTGGAAAAACTAGAAAATGAGGAAG ATGAAGATGTTGCAACAGAACCCAAACGAGAAAAACCTGAATCTAAAGCAACCAAGGAACAGGAATATGAAGAGTGGAAAAGGCAAATTCTAGAAAATGCCGTGAAAGTCAAGCAGAATAATTTTTAG
- the orc6 gene encoding origin recognition complex subunit 6 isoform X2, whose amino-acid sequence MCLDLAAASLKYPLDKDCALKLAGLTKKAYQVHLKALESILGLYSQLGIRDLAVQYGCTEAVDASVKILKRYETSLSEAQQSDLDFSKPLFTTAALFTACKCLKIKIDKSKLVASSGVKKTIFDRLCSQMEVFGQLICNEPFEQSKHLKRHKPLVEKLENEEDEDVATEPKREKPESKATKEQEYEEWKRQILENAVKVKQNNF is encoded by the exons ATGTGTCTTGACCTTGCAGCAGCTTCTCTTAAATATCCGCTTGACAAG GATTGTGCTCTAAAACTGGCTGGCTTGACCAAGAAGGCTTATCAGGTTCATTTGAAAGCATTGGAGAGCATTCTTGGATTGTACTCACAGCTAGGGATCCGAGATCTAGCAGTTCAATATGGTTGCACAGAGGCAGTAGATGCATCAGTCAAGATTCTGAAGAG atATGAAACCAGTCTGTCAGAAGCACAGCAAAGTGATCTTGACTTCTCAAAACCCCTTTTCACCACTGCCGCTTTATTTACTGCATGCAA ATGTTTGaaaattaagattgacaagtccaAACTCGTTGCCTCATCGGGTGTGAAAAAGACCATCTTTGACCGACTCTGCTCTCAGATGGAAGTATTTGGACAACTTATTTGCA ATGAACCTTTTGAACAATCGAAACACCTTAAGAGACATAAGCCATTGGTGGAAAAACTAGAAAATGAGGAAG ATGAAGATGTTGCAACAGAACCCAAACGAGAAAAACCTGAATCTAAAGCAACCAAGGAACAGGAATATGAAGAGTGGAAAAGGCAAATTCTAGAAAATGCCGTGAAAGTCAAGCAGAATAATTTTTAG